In one window of Gemmatimonadota bacterium DNA:
- a CDS encoding RraA family protein translates to MSDKISSEVYEEMKEKLFSAVIADALDACGHRDQILRHDIRPLFPDAVVVGRALTVLSVDVYDIPDEPYKLELEAVDALKPGDVLVAQTNGTTRSSLWGELLSTAAEARGARGAVIDGFTRDSQAIADMGFPLFVRGIAPYDSKGRSDVIAYNTPIDCGGVKVCPGDLVFGDFDGVVVVPRAVEEQVLKAAFEKAVEEKEVKQALKNGMSATAAFEKYGIL, encoded by the coding sequence TTGAGTGATAAAATCAGCAGCGAAGTGTACGAGGAGATGAAGGAGAAGCTGTTCTCGGCGGTCATTGCGGACGCCCTGGACGCCTGTGGACACCGCGACCAGATCCTCCGGCACGACATCAGGCCCCTGTTTCCGGACGCGGTCGTCGTGGGCCGGGCACTGACTGTGCTTTCCGTCGACGTGTACGACATTCCGGATGAGCCCTACAAACTGGAACTTGAAGCCGTGGACGCGCTGAAGCCCGGGGACGTCCTCGTGGCACAGACCAACGGCACGACGCGCAGCAGCCTCTGGGGCGAGCTGCTCTCGACCGCCGCGGAGGCCCGGGGCGCGCGCGGCGCCGTGATCGACGGGTTTACCCGGGATTCGCAGGCCATCGCCGACATGGGCTTTCCGCTCTTTGTCCGCGGTATCGCGCCCTATGACTCGAAGGGCAGGAGCGACGTCATCGCCTACAATACGCCCATCGACTGCGGCGGCGTGAAGGTCTGTCCGGGCGATCTCGTTTTCGGAGACTTCGACGGGGTCGTGGTCGTTCCGCGGGCCGTGGAAGAACAGGTGCTGAAAGCGGCATTTGAAAAGGCGGTCGAAGAGAAAGAGGTCAAGCAGGCTCTGAAGAACGGCATGTCCGCCACCGCCGCCTTCGAGAAATACGGCATTCTCTGA
- the ftcD gene encoding glutamate formimidoyltransferase, whose product MKPLVECVPNFSEGRDSGIVEAISASIAAVDGVHLAGMEMDGDHNRSVITFMGAPEDVARGAFEACRTARDLIDLRHHRGVHPRIGATDVIPFIPLSDCTMDDCVSLARGCGGEIGRSLGIPVYFYGHAALDARRGALPDLRRGGFERLVGEMESDDDLAPDAGPGTVHASAGATAVGVRDILVAYNVNLDTDDVRVARAVANNVREKNGGLPGVRALGLLLPERHLAQVSMNLTDYRQTNMAQAYDAVVRLSEAEGVKVLESELVGLAPRDALGGAAPGDLRMEPLDPSRFLEYHTSLFA is encoded by the coding sequence ATGAAGCCCCTTGTCGAGTGCGTGCCCAATTTCAGCGAAGGGCGCGATTCGGGCATCGTGGAGGCCATTTCCGCCAGCATCGCCGCCGTCGACGGTGTCCACCTGGCCGGCATGGAAATGGACGGAGACCACAACCGCTCCGTGATTACCTTCATGGGTGCCCCCGAAGACGTCGCCAGGGGCGCTTTCGAAGCCTGCCGAACGGCCCGTGATCTCATCGACCTGAGGCACCACCGGGGCGTACATCCCCGGATCGGCGCCACGGACGTCATCCCCTTCATTCCCCTTTCCGACTGCACCATGGACGACTGCGTCTCCCTTGCCCGGGGCTGTGGCGGGGAGATCGGCCGATCTCTCGGGATTCCGGTGTATTTCTACGGGCATGCCGCCCTGGATGCGCGGCGCGGCGCGCTTCCGGATCTACGCCGGGGAGGATTCGAACGCCTGGTCGGGGAGATGGAATCAGACGATGACCTCGCGCCCGACGCGGGCCCGGGCACGGTCCACGCTTCCGCCGGCGCCACGGCGGTCGGCGTCCGCGATATCCTTGTCGCGTACAACGTGAACCTGGACACCGACGACGTACGCGTCGCCCGGGCGGTCGCGAACAACGTCAGGGAGAAGAACGGCGGCCTGCCCGGGGTCCGGGCGCTCGGACTGCTGCTGCCGGAACGGCACCTCGCGCAGGTGTCCATGAACCTGACCGACTACCGGCAGACGAATATGGCCCAGGCTTACGACGCCGTCGTGCGCCTCTCGGAAGCCGAAGGGGTCAAGGTCCTGGAGAGCGAACTGGTCGGCCTCGCCCCCCGTGACGCCCTGGGCGGAGCGGCGCCCGGAGACCTGCGCATGGAACCCCTGGATCCCTCCCGGTTCCTGGAATACCACACCAGCCTGTTTGCCTGA
- a CDS encoding Rrf2 family transcriptional regulator, with the protein MRVSAKAEYACRAVLELTRYHDKAEVIHISDIAVRQSIPEKYLVQILLQLQRAGLVRSKRGATGGYSLARAPGEISLGDVIRAMDGALISVESLSGDAEITDQLSGQHVLKDVWMGVQEKLGEIMDGITFEDISRQAQKSLSMYYI; encoded by the coding sequence ATGAGGGTTTCAGCCAAGGCGGAGTATGCGTGCAGGGCCGTGCTGGAATTGACAAGGTACCACGACAAGGCGGAAGTCATTCATATCAGCGACATCGCCGTCCGCCAATCCATCCCCGAGAAATACCTCGTTCAGATCCTCCTGCAGCTGCAGCGCGCCGGTCTGGTGCGGAGCAAGCGCGGAGCGACCGGGGGCTACTCGCTGGCACGGGCTCCGGGCGAAATCTCGCTGGGCGACGTGATCCGGGCGATGGACGGCGCCCTGATCTCCGTCGAAAGCCTTTCCGGCGACGCCGAGATAACGGACCAGCTGAGCGGCCAGCACGTATTGAAGGACGTTTGGATGGGGGTGCAGGAAAAACTCGGCGAGATCATGGACGGCATCACGTTTGAAGACATTTCCAGGCAGGCGCAGAAAAGCCTGTCCATGTACTACATCTGA
- the cysK gene encoding cysteine synthase A, whose protein sequence is MYDSALDLIGNTPLVRLNRINHVAGVDLLGKLESDNPGGSVKDRVGLSMILDAEQQGLLKPGGTIVEPTSGNTGLGLSMVAAVRGYKVILVMPDNMSSERRVLLTSYGAELVLTPGMLGMAGAVQKAEEILAEHPDYFMPQQFKNPANVEIHRKTTAEEIWAATGGKIDAFVAAVGTGGTLTGVGQYLKEKDERIRVIAVEPSLSPVISGKPVESLVHAIQGIGAGFIPDILDRSIIDDVMLIDDEEAYQTARRMGLEEGLLVGISAGANVCAGLRLAEDMGEGRIVTILCDTGERYLSIREYFEGQSD, encoded by the coding sequence ATATACGACAGCGCGCTCGACCTGATCGGCAACACCCCCCTGGTTCGTCTGAACCGGATCAACCATGTCGCGGGGGTCGACCTGCTCGGCAAGCTCGAATCGGACAACCCCGGCGGCAGCGTCAAGGATCGCGTCGGCCTGAGCATGATCCTGGATGCCGAGCAGCAGGGCCTGCTCAAGCCGGGCGGCACCATCGTGGAGCCGACGAGCGGCAACACGGGACTCGGCCTGAGCATGGTGGCCGCGGTACGAGGTTACAAGGTCATCCTCGTGATGCCGGACAACATGAGTTCGGAGCGGCGCGTGCTGCTGACCTCCTACGGCGCGGAACTGGTGCTGACACCGGGCATGCTGGGCATGGCCGGCGCCGTGCAGAAGGCGGAGGAGATCCTCGCCGAGCATCCCGACTACTTCATGCCCCAGCAGTTCAAGAACCCCGCCAACGTGGAAATACACCGGAAAACCACGGCCGAGGAGATCTGGGCGGCGACCGGCGGTAAAATCGACGCCTTCGTGGCCGCCGTGGGCACCGGGGGAACGCTGACCGGTGTGGGACAGTACCTGAAAGAGAAGGACGAACGCATCCGCGTGATCGCGGTGGAACCCTCGTTGTCCCCCGTGATATCGGGCAAACCCGTGGAAAGCCTGGTGCACGCCATCCAGGGCATCGGCGCAGGGTTCATTCCCGATATCCTGGACCGATCGATCATCGACGACGTGATGTTGATCGACGACGAGGAGGCCTACCAGACGGCCCGTCGCATGGGGCTGGAAGAAGGACTCCTGGTGGGCATCTCGGCAGGCGCCAACGTATGCGCCGGCCTCAGGTTGGCGGAGGACATGGGAGAAGGCCGAATCGTGACCATTCTGTGCGATACCGGTGAAAGATACCTGAGCATCCGGGAGTATTTCGAAGGACAGAGCGATTAA
- a CDS encoding MoaD/ThiS family protein → MAVTVRIPTPLRKLTDNRSEIEIDGETVESLIGNMEASFPGIKDRICDESGKVRRFINIYINEEDIRFLDGTDTAIKAGDRISIVPAIAGGLGGPGGVGGPGGLIGVPRQSGPGDSRDRG, encoded by the coding sequence ATGGCCGTTACCGTTCGCATTCCAACCCCGCTGCGCAAGTTGACCGACAACCGTTCCGAGATCGAAATCGACGGCGAAACCGTCGAATCGCTGATCGGTAACATGGAGGCATCCTTCCCCGGCATCAAGGATCGCATCTGCGACGAGTCCGGAAAAGTGCGGCGGTTCATCAACATCTACATCAACGAAGAAGACATCCGGTTTCTGGACGGTACGGACACCGCGATCAAGGCCGGAGACCGGATTTCCATCGTGCCCGCCATCGCGGGCGGCCTGGGTGGTCCGGGCGGTGTGGGTGGTCCGGGCGGCCTGATCGGTGTGCCCCGCCAGAGCGGTCCAGGCGACTCGCGGGACCGCGGCTGA
- a CDS encoding homoserine kinase has translation MSSVRVRVPATTGNLGSGYDCAGMALGLYNTIELSETESGLDVVVEGEGAEAVPLDEGNLAIVSARAVFGAADWQPAGLKARMHHAIPVSRGLGSSGVAIVAGAVAANALAGRPLGTPELLRICSDLEGHPDNVVPSLLGGLSVSGERAGTIVYQTFSVPADLQAVVTIPEFTLDTKVARGVLPESVSMEDAVFNLCSVGLLVGGMASGNYALLREGMADRLHQPYRQHLVPGLAEVTMDALDAGAHGAALSGAGPTAIALATENHEGIGEAMVDAFARHGVTGQYRILPIDNEGCQVLPD, from the coding sequence ATGTCCTCCGTGCGGGTGCGCGTTCCCGCGACCACGGGCAACCTGGGTTCCGGCTACGACTGCGCCGGCATGGCCCTCGGCCTCTACAACACCATCGAGTTATCCGAAACGGAATCCGGCCTGGACGTGGTCGTGGAGGGTGAAGGGGCCGAAGCGGTACCCCTCGATGAAGGCAACCTGGCCATCGTCTCGGCCCGGGCCGTTTTTGGCGCCGCGGACTGGCAGCCCGCCGGTCTCAAGGCGCGCATGCACCACGCCATTCCCGTCTCACGGGGACTGGGCAGCAGCGGAGTCGCCATCGTGGCGGGCGCCGTGGCGGCCAATGCGCTCGCTGGGCGGCCGCTGGGCACACCGGAACTCCTCCGCATCTGTTCCGACCTGGAAGGGCATCCCGATAATGTCGTTCCGTCCCTGCTCGGCGGGCTTTCCGTAAGCGGCGAGCGGGCGGGAACGATCGTATACCAGACCTTCTCCGTGCCCGCCGACCTCCAGGCCGTCGTGACCATTCCCGAATTCACCCTCGATACGAAGGTAGCGCGCGGCGTACTGCCGGAATCGGTATCCATGGAGGACGCGGTCTTTAACCTCTGCAGCGTAGGCCTGCTGGTGGGCGGGATGGCGTCGGGGAATTACGCTTTGCTCCGGGAGGGCATGGCCGACCGCTTGCACCAGCCCTACCGGCAGCACCTGGTTCCCGGATTGGCGGAAGTCACCATGGACGCCCTGGACGCCGGCGCCCACGGCGCGGCCCTCAGCGGCGCTGGACCCACGGCCATCGCACTGGCCACAGAAAACCACGAGGGTATTGGCGAAGCCATGGTCGATGCCTTCGCCCGGCACGGCGTTACCGGACAATACCGGATCCTCCCCATAGACAACGAAGGTTGCCAGGTCCTGCCGGACTGA
- a CDS encoding CoA transferase produces MGALKDIRVIDLTRVLAGPFTTMTLGDLGAEIIKVEPFGGDEARGFGPFKEGVSGYFENVNRGKRSIAIDLKHPDGRELLLELIGKSDVLVENFRPGVMKKLGLDYETLQERFSGLIYAACSGFGQTGPYARRGAYDMIIQGMGGIVSITGEPDRPPVRVGVSIGDIAAALYSCIGILTALLTRTQTGRGQMVDIGMMDCQVALLENAIARYDMTDTVPEPLGARHPSITPFQAVETRDGWIMIAAGNNVLWGRLCAVMGREDLAGDDRFRDNNLRTENHGELHEILTGSFRQSTSEDWLQRLDSAEIPCGPIQNVKQVVEDPQVLAREMIVKILHPVAGPLRVAGSPLKLSETPPEVTRHAPTLGEHTEPILQTLLEASADDLARWRDAGVIK; encoded by the coding sequence ATGGGCGCTCTCAAAGACATTCGCGTCATCGACCTGACCCGGGTACTCGCCGGTCCCTTCACGACCATGACCCTGGGCGACCTGGGCGCCGAGATCATCAAGGTCGAGCCCTTCGGCGGGGACGAGGCACGGGGATTCGGTCCCTTCAAAGAGGGCGTGAGCGGCTACTTCGAGAATGTCAACCGGGGCAAGCGGAGCATCGCGATCGATCTGAAGCATCCTGACGGCCGCGAATTGCTCCTCGAACTGATCGGCAAGTCGGACGTCCTGGTGGAGAACTTCAGGCCGGGCGTGATGAAGAAACTCGGTCTGGATTACGAAACGTTGCAGGAACGATTCTCCGGCCTTATCTACGCGGCCTGTTCCGGGTTCGGACAGACCGGGCCCTACGCCCGGCGCGGTGCTTACGACATGATCATCCAGGGCATGGGCGGCATCGTCAGCATTACCGGCGAACCGGACCGTCCGCCCGTCCGGGTGGGCGTGTCCATCGGGGATATTGCGGCCGCGCTCTACTCGTGCATCGGCATTCTCACGGCGCTCCTTACCCGGACGCAGACGGGGCGGGGGCAGATGGTGGACATTGGCATGATGGACTGCCAGGTCGCCCTGCTCGAAAACGCCATCGCCCGATACGACATGACGGACACCGTGCCGGAGCCCCTCGGGGCCAGGCATCCTTCCATCACGCCCTTCCAGGCCGTCGAGACCCGGGACGGATGGATCATGATCGCGGCGGGCAACAACGTCCTCTGGGGCCGGCTGTGCGCAGTCATGGGGCGGGAGGACCTGGCAGGCGACGATCGGTTCAGGGACAACAACCTGCGCACCGAGAACCACGGCGAGTTGCACGAGATATTGACAGGTTCGTTCAGGCAAAGCACTTCGGAAGACTGGTTGCAGCGTCTCGATTCGGCCGAGATCCCCTGCGGTCCCATACAGAACGTGAAGCAGGTCGTGGAAGATCCCCAGGTGCTGGCCCGGGAAATGATCGTGAAGATCCTACATCCCGTCGCCGGCCCCTTGCGCGTGGCCGGATCGCCCCTCAAGCTGTCGGAAACCCCGCCCGAAGTCACCCGCCACGCCCCCACCCTGGGGGAGCACACCGAACCGATTCTTCAGACGCTGCTCGAGGCGTCGGCGGACGATTTGGCGCGGTGGCGCGATGCCGGCGTGATCAAATAA
- a CDS encoding 3-isopropylmalate dehydrogenase: MYNIAVIPGDGTGPEVVREGLKVLKAASEKFSFDYELTEYDFGGERYLRTGEILPQEGLRELGHYDAIYLGAIGHPDCPPGLLEKGILLTIRFELDLYINLRPVKLYPGVDCPLKDKGPEDVDFVVVRENTEDLYVGAGGVYKKGTPDEVAVQESINTRKGVERCVRFAFETAKARNKQNKVTLCAKTNVLTFAHDLWERVFYEVAEEYPGITADYAHVDATCMWMVKNPEWFDVIVTTNMFGDIITDLGAIIQGGMGIAAGGNINPEGTAMFEPIGGSAPKYTDQNVINPIAAIASCQMMLAQLGEAHAADAVERAIIEVVSTKMKSMDAGRMGYSTSEVGDLVAGALG; this comes from the coding sequence TTGTATAATATCGCGGTCATTCCGGGCGACGGGACCGGCCCGGAGGTCGTGCGCGAGGGGCTGAAGGTGCTCAAGGCGGCCTCGGAGAAGTTCTCATTCGACTATGAACTGACGGAATACGATTTCGGCGGTGAAAGATACCTGAGGACGGGCGAGATCCTGCCCCAGGAGGGCCTGCGGGAACTGGGTCACTACGACGCCATCTACCTCGGAGCCATCGGGCATCCGGACTGCCCGCCGGGCCTGCTGGAAAAGGGCATCCTCCTGACGATCCGGTTCGAGCTGGACCTCTATATCAACCTGCGTCCCGTCAAGCTGTACCCGGGCGTCGACTGCCCGCTGAAGGACAAGGGCCCCGAGGACGTGGACTTCGTCGTGGTCCGGGAGAACACGGAGGACCTGTACGTCGGCGCCGGCGGCGTGTACAAGAAGGGCACGCCCGACGAGGTCGCGGTGCAGGAGTCCATCAATACCCGCAAGGGCGTGGAGCGGTGCGTCCGATTCGCCTTTGAGACGGCCAAAGCCCGCAACAAGCAGAACAAGGTGACCCTCTGCGCCAAGACCAACGTGCTGACCTTCGCCCACGACCTCTGGGAGCGGGTGTTCTACGAAGTCGCCGAGGAGTATCCCGGCATCACGGCCGACTACGCCCACGTGGACGCGACCTGCATGTGGATGGTCAAGAACCCCGAGTGGTTCGACGTCATCGTCACGACCAACATGTTCGGCGACATCATCACGGACCTCGGCGCCATCATCCAGGGCGGCATGGGTATCGCCGCGGGGGGCAACATCAATCCCGAAGGCACCGCCATGTTCGAGCCCATTGGCGGTTCGGCGCCGAAATACACGGACCAGAACGTCATCAATCCCATCGCGGCCATCGCCTCCTGCCAGATGATGCTGGCGCAGCTCGGCGAAGCGCATGCCGCCGACGCCGTGGAACGGGCCATTATCGAAGTGGTAAGCACCAAGATGAAGAGCATGGACGCCGGCCGGATGGGGTACAGCACCAGCGAAGTCGGCGACCTCGTGGCCGGGGCGTTGGGCTGA
- a CDS encoding 2-isopropylmalate synthase, whose amino-acid sequence MRKVDIFDTTLRDGEQVPGASLNRDEKIQVAHQLAELGVDVIEAGFAASSPGDFAAVKNIAEQVEGPVITALARAVESDIVAVAEAVKPAKRPRIHIVLGTSDTHLKHKFRKSRQQIMDMGVQAVLFAKELCKDIEYSTEDASRSDFDYLCETVEAVIDAGATVVNIPDTVGYAVPEQWGNLISRLIATVPNIEKAKVSVHCHNDLGMATANSLAAIKAGATQVECTVNGVGERAGNASLEEIVMAVKMRGDFYEARTDIETTQIYTTSLLVRDLMHMPVQRNKAIVGSNAFAHSSGIHQDGFLKHRENYEIMSPSDVGIEKSDIVLTARSGRHALRHRLELLGYTYDETRKEEFEKVHVRFLNVADRQKEVADEDLHRIVSDSPVEVPEQYLLEDFRVTSSHSGQADASVRLHVSGETIEEGGVGDNQILAALNAVDRITKLPTYVKDIQTSSNGRDGAHHVQVSVGFHDQSFNSHASDTDVVKASIQAYLHSLNQLVARHGGLIVE is encoded by the coding sequence ATGCGAAAAGTGGATATCTTCGACACCACGCTGCGTGACGGGGAGCAGGTCCCCGGCGCCTCGCTGAACCGGGACGAGAAGATCCAGGTCGCGCACCAGCTTGCCGAACTCGGCGTCGACGTGATCGAAGCCGGATTCGCCGCGTCCTCGCCCGGTGACTTCGCCGCCGTCAAGAACATCGCCGAGCAGGTCGAAGGTCCCGTAATCACGGCCCTCGCACGGGCCGTGGAATCGGACATCGTGGCCGTGGCCGAGGCCGTGAAACCCGCCAAACGGCCCCGGATACATATCGTCCTGGGCACGTCCGACACCCACCTGAAGCACAAGTTCCGCAAATCCCGCCAGCAGATCATGGACATGGGCGTGCAGGCCGTCCTCTTCGCGAAGGAACTCTGCAAGGACATCGAGTATTCGACGGAGGACGCCTCCCGGAGTGACTTCGACTACCTGTGCGAGACCGTCGAGGCGGTCATCGACGCCGGCGCCACCGTGGTGAACATCCCCGATACGGTGGGCTACGCCGTCCCGGAACAGTGGGGCAACCTGATCTCCCGGCTCATCGCCACCGTGCCGAACATCGAAAAGGCCAAGGTCAGCGTGCACTGCCACAACGACCTGGGCATGGCGACGGCCAATTCCCTGGCGGCCATCAAAGCGGGCGCGACCCAGGTCGAATGCACGGTGAACGGCGTGGGCGAGCGGGCGGGCAACGCCTCGCTGGAAGAGATCGTCATGGCGGTCAAGATGCGCGGCGATTTCTACGAAGCGCGCACCGACATCGAGACCACACAGATCTATACCACGAGCCTGCTGGTGAGAGATCTCATGCACATGCCCGTGCAGCGCAACAAGGCCATCGTGGGCAGCAACGCCTTCGCCCATTCTTCGGGCATACACCAGGACGGCTTCCTCAAGCACCGGGAGAACTACGAGATCATGAGCCCGTCGGACGTGGGCATCGAAAAGAGCGACATCGTGCTGACGGCACGGTCCGGACGGCACGCCCTGCGGCACCGGCTCGAGCTGCTGGGTTACACGTACGACGAGACCCGGAAAGAAGAGTTCGAAAAGGTGCACGTGCGCTTCCTGAACGTGGCGGACCGGCAGAAGGAGGTGGCGGACGAAGACCTCCACCGGATCGTATCCGACTCCCCGGTCGAAGTACCCGAACAGTACCTGCTGGAAGATTTCAGGGTGACCTCCTCGCACTCCGGCCAGGCCGACGCGAGCGTGCGTCTCCACGTCAGCGGCGAGACGATCGAAGAAGGAGGCGTGGGCGACAACCAGATACTCGCCGCGCTGAACGCCGTCGACCGGATCACCAAGCTGCCCACCTACGTGAAGGACATCCAGACCTCGTCGAACGGCCGGGACGGCGCCCACCACGTCCAGGTCTCCGTGGGTTTCCACGACCAGTCCTTCAACAGCCACGCTTCGGACACCGATGTCGTGAAAGCCAGCATCCAGGCCTACCTGCATTCCCTCAATCAACTCGTTGCGCGGCACGGCGGGCTGATCGTCGAATAG